The following proteins are co-located in the Castanea sativa cultivar Marrone di Chiusa Pesio chromosome 8, ASM4071231v1 genome:
- the LOC142607445 gene encoding telomere repeat-binding protein 2 isoform X1 → MVLQKRLDYGFIGYQVPPMPRATRSARKRGTFRKRTEDNQMCAFDLLATVAGNIWLEKESSPTSSNTSNEKNGCVFVQKAWENEDKPVKIEPSFQESSDKRVLVSELVHQAGDQNFSYRESPLPQNDVHSGLASVLTTECSEIFVAEKLVNGENNNEMGSFTSNVDLGFSGYRDSGNCKLDCENKLIIKDDLHKTGKVPIGIGADMCSLEDPVVCDGRPPALVSSDSSVKVPLCGDHIPCSSFPAIRDDVKIVSRDDDENSSGCTHPSTIAKSSRPVSRIADRRIRKILASKYWKVSSKLKEETLSNVDGDLKPIFRNRKGYYKRQRSQMNIPFKKRKIFQRSSVSNSDRWISYGGNSHSTEKGINGDDLGSCLKMHGASGTSSSVVGQHTSIQSRDSYVKLRIKSFRVPELLIEMSETATVGSLKRAVMEAVTSILGGGLRVGVLLQGKKVRDDNKTLQQTGIAHDYPLDALGFTLEPNPAQNPPPLCPRDSSCMLPCVTPQPLTRYPLDSTVVHQGDSHASPELHAANLGTFIESDHDSAPSPTDTSVDKSTTDSKALVAVSAMDVDELAVVPVHRKLKRSEMAQRRIRRPFSVTEVEALVQAVEKLGTGRWRDVKLRAFDNAKHRTYVDLKDKWKTLVHTARISPQQRRGEPVPQELLDRVLSAHAYWSQQQAKQQLKQQPETCLLL, encoded by the exons ATGGTGTTACAGAAGAGGTTAGACTATGGATTCATTGGCTATCAGGTGCCTCCCATGCCTCGAGCTACCAGATCAGCGAGG AAGAGGGGAACGTTTAGAAAGAGAACTGAAGACAATCAAATGTGTGCATTTGACTTACTGGCCACCGTAGCTGGTAATATATGGCTTGAGAAAGAGAGTTCGCCAACTTCTAGTAATacatcaaatgaaaaaaatgggtGTGTGTTTGTTCAAAAAGCTTGGGAGAATGAAGATAAACCAGTGAAAATTGAACCTTCTTTTCAAGAAAGTAGTGATAAGAGAGTTTTAGTCTCTGAGCTTGTCCATCAAGCTGGTGATCAAAACTTTAGTTACAGGGAATCTCCACTTCCTCAGAATGATGTCCATTCAGGATTAGCTTCTGTACTAACAACTGAATGCTCAGAGATCTTTGTTGCGGAGAAGTTGGTAAATGGAGAAAACAATAATGAAATGGGAAGTTTTACTAGTAATGTAGATTTAGGCTTCTCTGGCTATAGGGATTCTGGTAATTGTAAATTAGattgtgaaaataaattaattataaaagatGACCTGCACAAGACTGGGAAGGTACCTATTGGTATTGGGGCTGATATGTGCAGTTTGGAGGATCCAGTGGTTTGTGATGGGAGACCTCCTGCACTAGTCAGTTCTGATAGTAGTGTCAAGGTACCTTTGTGTGGGGACCACATTCCCTGTAGCTCTTTTCCCGCAATTCGGGATGATGTAAAAATAGTTAGTAGAGATGATGACGAAAATTCCTCTGGGTGCACTCACCCTAGCACCATAGCAAAGTCCAGTAGGCCAGTATCACGCATTGCAGACCGTAGAATAAGGAAGATTTTGGCTTCAAAGTATTGGAAGGTATCTTCGAAATTGAAGGAAGAGACGCTTTCTAATGTTG ATGGGGATTTGAAGCCCATTTTCCGCAATAGGAAGGGCTATTATAAACGCCAAAGATCTCAAATGAATATTCCttttaaaaagaggaaaatttttCAGCGCAGCTCAGTTTCGAATTCTGATCGATGGATTAGCTATGGGGGCAATTCTCATTCAACTGAGAAGGGCATCAATGGAGATGATTTAGGTTCATGTCTGAAGATGCATGGAG CGTCTGGGACATCATCCTCAGTAGTAGGCCAACATACTTCAATTCAATCTAGGGATTCTTATG TGAAGCTTAGGATAAAGTCTTTCAGGGTGCCAGAGCTTCTTATTGAGATGTCAGAAACTGCAACTGTTGGGTCTTTGAAG AGGGCTGTTATGGAGGCAGTGACTTCCATACTTGGAGGTGGATTACGTGTTGGTGTACTTCTTCAGGGAAAGAAGGTTAGAGATGACAATAAAACTCTACAGCAGACAGGAATTGCTCATGATTACCCTCTGGATGCTTTGGGTTTTACCCTGGAGCCTAACCCTGCACAAAATCCCCCACCTTTATGCCCCAGAGATTCTTCCTGCATGCTTCCTTGTGTCACGCCTCAGCCTTTAACAAG gtatCCACTGGATTCAACTGTAGTTCATCAGGGCGATTCTCATGCCTCTCCTGAACTGCACGCAGCCAATTTAGGCACCTTCATTGAAAGTGATCATGATTCAGCACCTTCTCCTACTGACACATCAGTTGACAAAAGTACCACAGATTCTAAAGCTCTGGTTGCTGTATCAGCAATGGATGTGGATGAATTAGCTGTGGTTCCAGTTCACAGGAAATTGAAGCGATCTGAAATGGCACAGCGTCGAATCCGTAGACCATTTTCTGTCACTGAAGTGGAAGCACTGGTTCAAGCGGTTGAGAAACTTGGAACTGGAAG GTGGCGCGATGTTAAATTACGGGCTTTTGATAATGCAAAACATCGAACTTACGTGGATTTGAAG GATAAGTGGAAAACTTTGGTGCACACGGCAAGAATATCCCCTCAGCAAAGGAGGGGAGAGCCTGTTCCCCAAGAGCTCTTGGATAGGGTCCTCTCTGCCCATGCTTACTGGTCCCAACAGCAAGCAAAACAACAGCTCAAACAGCAGCCAGAGACTTGCCTTCTCCTCTGA
- the LOC142607445 gene encoding telomere repeat-binding protein 5 isoform X2 — MVLQKRLDYGFIGYQVPPMPRATRSARRGTFRKRTEDNQMCAFDLLATVAGNIWLEKESSPTSSNTSNEKNGCVFVQKAWENEDKPVKIEPSFQESSDKRVLVSELVHQAGDQNFSYRESPLPQNDVHSGLASVLTTECSEIFVAEKLVNGENNNEMGSFTSNVDLGFSGYRDSGNCKLDCENKLIIKDDLHKTGKVPIGIGADMCSLEDPVVCDGRPPALVSSDSSVKVPLCGDHIPCSSFPAIRDDVKIVSRDDDENSSGCTHPSTIAKSSRPVSRIADRRIRKILASKYWKVSSKLKEETLSNVDGDLKPIFRNRKGYYKRQRSQMNIPFKKRKIFQRSSVSNSDRWISYGGNSHSTEKGINGDDLGSCLKMHGASGTSSSVVGQHTSIQSRDSYVKLRIKSFRVPELLIEMSETATVGSLKRAVMEAVTSILGGGLRVGVLLQGKKVRDDNKTLQQTGIAHDYPLDALGFTLEPNPAQNPPPLCPRDSSCMLPCVTPQPLTRYPLDSTVVHQGDSHASPELHAANLGTFIESDHDSAPSPTDTSVDKSTTDSKALVAVSAMDVDELAVVPVHRKLKRSEMAQRRIRRPFSVTEVEALVQAVEKLGTGRWRDVKLRAFDNAKHRTYVDLKDKWKTLVHTARISPQQRRGEPVPQELLDRVLSAHAYWSQQQAKQQLKQQPETCLLL; from the exons ATGGTGTTACAGAAGAGGTTAGACTATGGATTCATTGGCTATCAGGTGCCTCCCATGCCTCGAGCTACCAGATCAGCGAGG AGGGGAACGTTTAGAAAGAGAACTGAAGACAATCAAATGTGTGCATTTGACTTACTGGCCACCGTAGCTGGTAATATATGGCTTGAGAAAGAGAGTTCGCCAACTTCTAGTAATacatcaaatgaaaaaaatgggtGTGTGTTTGTTCAAAAAGCTTGGGAGAATGAAGATAAACCAGTGAAAATTGAACCTTCTTTTCAAGAAAGTAGTGATAAGAGAGTTTTAGTCTCTGAGCTTGTCCATCAAGCTGGTGATCAAAACTTTAGTTACAGGGAATCTCCACTTCCTCAGAATGATGTCCATTCAGGATTAGCTTCTGTACTAACAACTGAATGCTCAGAGATCTTTGTTGCGGAGAAGTTGGTAAATGGAGAAAACAATAATGAAATGGGAAGTTTTACTAGTAATGTAGATTTAGGCTTCTCTGGCTATAGGGATTCTGGTAATTGTAAATTAGattgtgaaaataaattaattataaaagatGACCTGCACAAGACTGGGAAGGTACCTATTGGTATTGGGGCTGATATGTGCAGTTTGGAGGATCCAGTGGTTTGTGATGGGAGACCTCCTGCACTAGTCAGTTCTGATAGTAGTGTCAAGGTACCTTTGTGTGGGGACCACATTCCCTGTAGCTCTTTTCCCGCAATTCGGGATGATGTAAAAATAGTTAGTAGAGATGATGACGAAAATTCCTCTGGGTGCACTCACCCTAGCACCATAGCAAAGTCCAGTAGGCCAGTATCACGCATTGCAGACCGTAGAATAAGGAAGATTTTGGCTTCAAAGTATTGGAAGGTATCTTCGAAATTGAAGGAAGAGACGCTTTCTAATGTTG ATGGGGATTTGAAGCCCATTTTCCGCAATAGGAAGGGCTATTATAAACGCCAAAGATCTCAAATGAATATTCCttttaaaaagaggaaaatttttCAGCGCAGCTCAGTTTCGAATTCTGATCGATGGATTAGCTATGGGGGCAATTCTCATTCAACTGAGAAGGGCATCAATGGAGATGATTTAGGTTCATGTCTGAAGATGCATGGAG CGTCTGGGACATCATCCTCAGTAGTAGGCCAACATACTTCAATTCAATCTAGGGATTCTTATG TGAAGCTTAGGATAAAGTCTTTCAGGGTGCCAGAGCTTCTTATTGAGATGTCAGAAACTGCAACTGTTGGGTCTTTGAAG AGGGCTGTTATGGAGGCAGTGACTTCCATACTTGGAGGTGGATTACGTGTTGGTGTACTTCTTCAGGGAAAGAAGGTTAGAGATGACAATAAAACTCTACAGCAGACAGGAATTGCTCATGATTACCCTCTGGATGCTTTGGGTTTTACCCTGGAGCCTAACCCTGCACAAAATCCCCCACCTTTATGCCCCAGAGATTCTTCCTGCATGCTTCCTTGTGTCACGCCTCAGCCTTTAACAAG gtatCCACTGGATTCAACTGTAGTTCATCAGGGCGATTCTCATGCCTCTCCTGAACTGCACGCAGCCAATTTAGGCACCTTCATTGAAAGTGATCATGATTCAGCACCTTCTCCTACTGACACATCAGTTGACAAAAGTACCACAGATTCTAAAGCTCTGGTTGCTGTATCAGCAATGGATGTGGATGAATTAGCTGTGGTTCCAGTTCACAGGAAATTGAAGCGATCTGAAATGGCACAGCGTCGAATCCGTAGACCATTTTCTGTCACTGAAGTGGAAGCACTGGTTCAAGCGGTTGAGAAACTTGGAACTGGAAG GTGGCGCGATGTTAAATTACGGGCTTTTGATAATGCAAAACATCGAACTTACGTGGATTTGAAG GATAAGTGGAAAACTTTGGTGCACACGGCAAGAATATCCCCTCAGCAAAGGAGGGGAGAGCCTGTTCCCCAAGAGCTCTTGGATAGGGTCCTCTCTGCCCATGCTTACTGGTCCCAACAGCAAGCAAAACAACAGCTCAAACAGCAGCCAGAGACTTGCCTTCTCCTCTGA